The Pongo abelii isolate AG06213 chromosome 21, NHGRI_mPonAbe1-v2.0_pri, whole genome shotgun sequence genome has a window encoding:
- the VPS16 gene encoding vacuolar protein sorting-associated protein 16 homolog — translation MDCYTANWNPLGDSAFYRKYELYSMDWDLKEELRDCLVAAAPYGGPIALLRNPWRKEKAASVRPVLDIYSASGMPLASLLWKSGPVVSLGWSAEEELLCVQEDGAVLVYGLHGDFRRHFSMGNEVLQNRVLDARIFHTEFGSGVAILTGAHRFTLSANVGDLKLRRMPEVPGLQSAPSCWTALCQDRVAHILLAVGPDLYLLDHAACSAVTPPGLAPGVSSFLQMAVSFTYRHLALFTDTGYIWMGTASLKEKLCEFTCNIRAPPKQMVWCSRPRSKERAVVVAWERRLMVVGDAPESIQFVLDEDSYLVPELDGVRIFSRSTHEFLHEVPAASEEIFKIASMAPGALLLEAQKEYEKESQKADEYLREIQELGQLTQAVQQCIEAAGHEHQPDMQKSLLRAASFGKCFLDRFPPDSFVHMCQDLRVLNAVRDYHIGIPLTYSQYKQLTIQVLLDRLVLRRLYPLAIQICEYLRLPEVQGVSRILAHWACYKVQQKDVSDEDVARAINQKLGDTPGVSYSDIAARAYGCGRTELAIKLLEYEPRSGEQVPLLLKMKRSKLALSKAIESGDTDLVFTVLLHLKNELNRGDFFMTLRNQPMALSLYRQFCKHQELETLKDLYNQDDNHQELGSFHIRASYAAEERIEGRVAALQTAADAFYKAKNEFAAKATEDQMRLLRLQRRLEDELGGQFLDLSLHDTVTTLILGSHNKRAEQLARDFRIPDKRLWWLKLTALADLEDWEELEKFSKSKKSPIGYLPFVEICMKQHNKYEAKKYASRVGPEQKVKALLLVGDVAQAADVAIEHRNEAELSLVLSHCTGATDGATADKIQRARAQAQKK, via the exons CACTGCTGAGGAACCCCTGGCGGAAGGAGAAAGCTGCCAGTGTGAGGCCAGTGCTTGATATATACTCTGCTTCCGGCATGCCTCTGGCCAGCCTGCTG TGGAAGAGTGGACCCGTGGTGTCCCTGGGCTGGTCAGCTGAGGAGGAGCTGCTCTGTGTGCAGGAAGATGGTGCTGTACTGGTTTATGGGCTTCATGGTGACTTCCGGAGACACTTCAGCATGGGCAAT GAAGTGCTCCAGAACCGGGTTCTGGATGCCCGGATCTTTCACACTGAGTTTGGTTCCGGAGTGGCCATCCTCACAGGGGCCCACCGCTTCACCCTCAGTGCCAATGTGGGTGACCTCAAACTCCGCCGGATGCCAGAGGTGCCAG GTCTGCAAAGTGCACCCTCCTGCTGGACTGCGCTGTGCCAGGACCGAGTGGCACACATTCTTCTGGCTGTGGGGCCCGACCTTTACCTCTTGGACCATGCAGCCTGCTCCGCAGTG ACACCCCCTGGCCTGGCCCCAGGAGTAAGCAGCTTCCTACAGATGGCTGTCTCCTTTACCTACCGACACCTGGCACTCTTCACAGACACAGGCTACATCTGGATGGGGACAGCATCACTCAAG GAGAAGCTATGTGAGTTCACCTGCAACATCCGGGCACCTCCAAAGCAGATGGTCTG GTGCAGCCGTCCTCGTAGCAAGGAGAGGGCCGTGGTGGTGGCCTGGGAAAGGCGGCTGATGGTGGTGGGCGATGCACCCGAGAGCATCCA GTTTGTGCTGGATGAGGACTCCTACCTGGTGCCTGAGCTCGATGGGGTCCGCATCTTCTCCCGCAGCACCCACGAGTTCCTGCATGAGGTTCCAG CGGCCAGCGAGGAGATCTTCAAAATTGCCTCAATGGCCCCCGGGGCGCTGCTCCTGGAGGCTCAGAAGGAGTATGAG AAAGAGAGCCAGAAGGCGGATGAGTACCTGCGGGAGATCCAGGAGCTGGGCCAGCTGACCCAGGCCGTGCAGCAGTGCATTGAGGCTGCAGGACATGAGCACCAGCCAGACATGCAGAAGAGTCTGCTCAGG GCCGCCTCCTTCGGAAAGTGTTTCCTGGACAGATTTCCACCCGACAGCTTCGTGCACATGTGTCAGGACCTGCGTGTGCTCAATGCTGTTCGAGACTATCACATCGGGATCCCACTCACCTATAGCCA ATACAAGCAGCTCACCATCCAGGTGCTGCTGGACAG GCTTGTGTTGCGGAGACTTTACCCCCTGGCCATCCAGATATGCGAGTACTTGCGCCTTCCTGAAGTACAGGGCGTCAGCAGGATCCTGGCCCACTGGGCCTGCTACAAG GTGCAACAGAAGGATGTCTCAGATGAGGATGTGGCTCGAGCCATTAACCAGAAGCTGGGGGACACGCCTGGTGTCTCTTACTCCGACATTGCTGCACGAGCCTATGGTTGTGGCCGCACGGAGCTGGCCATCAAG CTGCTGGAGTATGAGCCACGCTCAGGGGAGCAGGTACCCCTTCTTCTAAAGATGAAGAGGAGCAAACTGGCACTAAGCAAGGCCATCGAGAGCGGGGACACTGACCTGG TGTTCACGGTGTTGCTGCACCTGAAGAACGAGCTGAACCGAGGAGATTTTTTCATGACCCTTCGGAATCAGCCCATGGCCCTGAGTTTGTACCGACAG TTCTGTAAGCATCAGGAGCTAGAGACGCTGAAGGACCTTTACAATCAGGATGACAATCACCAGGAATTGGGCAGCTTCCACATCCGAGCCAGTTATGCTGCAGAAGAG CGTATTGAGGGGCGAGTAGCAGCTCTGCAGACAGCCGCCGATGCCTTCTACAAGGCCAAGAATGAGTTTGCAGCCAAG GCTACAGAGGATCAAATGCGGCTCCTACGGCTGCAGCGGCGCCTAGAAGACGAGCTGGGGGGCCAGTTCCTAGACCTGTCTCTACATGACACAGTTACCACCCTCATTCTTGGCAGTCACAACAAGCGTGCAGAGCAGCTGGCACGTGACTTCCGCATCCCTGACAAGAG GCTCTGGTGGCTGAAGCTGACTGCCCTGGCAGATTTGGAAGACTGGGAAGAGCTAGAGAAGTTTTCCAAGAGCAAGAAATCACCCATTGGCTACCTG CCTTTTGTGGAGATCTGCATGAAACAACACAACAAATATGAAGCCAAGAAGTATGCTTCCCGCGTGGGTCCCGAGCAGAAGGTCAAGGCTTTGCTTCTTGTTGG CGATGTGGCTCAGGCTGCAGATGTGGCCATCGAACACCGGAATGAGGCTGAGCTGAGCCTCGTATTGTCCCACTGCACGGGAGCCACAGATGGGGCCACAGCTGACAAGATTCAACGGGCCAGGGCACAAGCCCAGAAGAAATGA